A genome region from Sphingorhabdus sp. SMR4y includes the following:
- the istB gene encoding IS21-like element helper ATPase IstB produces MTQSIDSARLTLLLNELRLPTIKVNWPDLARQADKEGWPAARFLATLAEHEVTQRDLRRIERNLNEARLLPGKSIDSFDFTAVPMVSKAHVMALCAGDAWLDKGANLILIGGPGGGKSHLSSAIGFALVEKGYRVLFTRTSDLVQKLQVARRELALEAAIAKLDRVDLLVLDDFAYISKDQAETSVLFELISARYERRSLLITANQPFGDWNRIFPDPAMTLAAVDRIVHHSTIFEMNVDSYRRRAALDRKQHGAGRPPTRATIKGTRVASPTNGTES; encoded by the coding sequence ATGACCCAGAGCATTGACAGCGCCCGGCTGACCCTGCTCCTCAACGAGCTCCGCCTTCCCACCATCAAGGTGAACTGGCCAGACCTTGCCAGGCAGGCCGACAAGGAAGGCTGGCCCGCCGCCCGCTTCCTGGCCACGCTCGCCGAGCATGAAGTCACCCAGCGTGATCTCAGGCGCATTGAGCGCAATCTCAATGAGGCCCGCCTGCTGCCCGGCAAGAGCATCGACAGCTTCGACTTCACGGCCGTCCCGATGGTCTCCAAGGCGCATGTCATGGCCTTGTGCGCTGGCGACGCCTGGCTCGACAAGGGCGCCAATCTGATCCTGATAGGGGGGCCTGGCGGCGGAAAATCGCACTTATCGTCAGCGATCGGGTTCGCCCTTGTCGAGAAAGGATACCGGGTCCTGTTCACCCGAACCTCCGACCTCGTCCAGAAGCTGCAGGTCGCCAGACGGGAGCTGGCACTCGAAGCGGCCATCGCCAAGCTCGACCGCGTGGATTTACTGGTGCTCGACGATTTTGCGTACATCAGCAAGGATCAGGCGGAAACCTCCGTTCTCTTCGAGCTCATCAGTGCCCGCTACGAGCGGCGATCGCTCCTGATTACCGCCAACCAGCCTTTTGGCGACTGGAATCGAATCTTCCCAGACCCCGCCATGACGCTGGCAGCCGTCGATCGCATTGTTCATCACTCGACAATCTTCGAAATGAACGTCGACAGTTACCGAAGGCGCGCCGCTCTCGATCGCAAGCAACACGGCGCTGGCCGACCACCAACACGCGCGACAATCAAGGGCACTCGCGTTGCCTCACCAACAAATGGTACCGAATCCTGA
- a CDS encoding IS630 family transposase: protein MVGRQAGLVVLSGEDRFFLEGQVRRHKVPRSLSDRCRMILLCAEGLQSKEVAQRLGVHEHTVGKWRRRFVQDGIEGLTDEYRSGRPRTVSDAQVAQVIERTLNSTPKDATHWSIRTMAAETGLSHTTIRRIWSAFGLQPHRSQTFKLSTDPLFVDKVQDIVGLYLSPPNRAVVLCVDEKSQIQALDREQPVLPMAPGVAERRTHTYIRNGTTSLFAALDIATGAVIGKCYKRHRATEFLDFLKRIDAEIPEGPDIHLVMDNYATHKTPKVKAWLARRPHWHVHFTPTSASWINQVERWFAELTRKQLQRGVHRSTAELEADIVAFIAAHNENPKPYKWVKSADEILAAVKRFCQKTMSRTSDSGD from the coding sequence ATGGTAGGCAGGCAGGCGGGTTTGGTCGTATTGAGCGGCGAGGACCGCTTTTTTCTTGAAGGGCAGGTTCGCAGGCACAAGGTGCCGCGCTCGTTGTCGGATCGATGCCGGATGATTCTGCTATGCGCGGAGGGATTGCAGAGCAAGGAAGTTGCGCAACGCCTCGGTGTCCACGAGCACACAGTTGGCAAATGGCGACGGCGGTTTGTACAGGATGGCATTGAAGGGCTGACCGACGAATATCGTTCGGGACGACCACGAACGGTATCAGATGCGCAGGTGGCTCAGGTGATCGAGCGCACGCTGAACAGCACGCCGAAGGATGCCACCCATTGGTCAATCCGCACGATGGCAGCCGAGACCGGGCTGTCGCACACTACCATCCGGCGGATCTGGTCTGCCTTTGGCCTGCAACCGCACCGCTCACAGACGTTCAAACTGTCTACCGACCCTTTGTTCGTCGATAAGGTGCAGGATATTGTCGGCCTCTATTTGTCGCCGCCAAACCGGGCGGTCGTGCTGTGCGTAGACGAAAAATCCCAGATCCAGGCGCTGGACCGTGAGCAACCGGTCTTGCCTATGGCACCCGGTGTGGCCGAACGCAGAACACATACCTACATCCGCAATGGTACGACGTCCTTGTTCGCTGCGCTCGACATCGCCACCGGCGCCGTGATCGGCAAATGCTACAAGCGGCACCGGGCCACCGAGTTCCTCGACTTCCTCAAGAGAATCGACGCCGAGATACCCGAAGGACCGGACATACACCTCGTGATGGACAACTACGCCACCCACAAGACGCCAAAGGTCAAGGCCTGGCTGGCGCGCCGCCCGCATTGGCATGTTCACTTCACGCCGACATCGGCATCCTGGATCAATCAGGTCGAACGCTGGTTTGCAGAGTTGACGCGCAAGCAGTTGCAACGCGGTGTCCATCGATCAACGGCAGAACTCGAAGCCGACATTGTCGCCTTCATCGCAGCACATAATGAAAATCCCAAACCCTACAAATGGGTCAAATCCGCCGACGAAATCCTCGCCGCCGTCAAACGCTTCTGTCAAAAAACAATGAGCCGAACTTCAGATTCAGGTGACTAG
- a CDS encoding class I adenylate-forming enzyme family protein, translated as MKSKLTPSNTQTLSTGSFNYSRIMQGLVDTFGDREAIVNIERGRRLTFREYHELTNRFAHVLHGPLGLGTGDRYVCLLDNDNLSLFHWGSAAKALATCCHGNFRDSLETHMRQVEITGPKVAFIENSLVETHAELLTQRGIQVVVVDRLEEKRDGILELPSLLAEAPTHNTDVEIDDRTHIVLMRFTGGTTGDSKCAKYTADNIMACSESFLTLPGHDFDPDSRMLHIAPLSHASGMMLQPTLFRGGCTVTMNQPDLERWCEHIEKERITHAFVVPTIAYRLLEMPEAERYDLSTLKTIFYGAAPMSPAKAKKLVAKFGPLFMQVYGSTEHLVATLFLGKAEHVGDTQTEKRLASAGRRNAGVEVTICDDDGNPVLQGEVGELYLRSRGTCQGYEGNPEKTAEEFFQGYWKSGDLGYSDEAGYCYLVDRKKDLIITGGFNVYANEVEAAINSHPCVTMSAVVGIPDEEWGEAVHAEVIRNGVTEVHEQELIDHAKSLIGSVKAPKTVTFVDELPTTTVGKVLRKNVRAKYWEKHTRQIA; from the coding sequence ATGAAATCGAAACTCACTCCATCAAATACACAAACGCTTTCTACTGGGTCTTTCAACTACAGCCGGATCATGCAAGGACTGGTCGACACATTCGGTGATCGCGAAGCGATCGTGAATATCGAACGCGGGCGCCGATTAACCTTTCGCGAATATCACGAGTTGACCAACCGATTTGCTCACGTCTTACATGGTCCGTTGGGATTGGGCACTGGCGACCGATACGTCTGTTTGCTCGACAATGACAATCTGTCACTTTTCCATTGGGGGTCGGCAGCCAAAGCTTTGGCCACCTGCTGCCATGGTAATTTCCGTGACAGCTTAGAAACCCACATGAGACAGGTCGAGATAACTGGTCCTAAAGTTGCTTTCATCGAAAATTCCTTAGTCGAAACCCACGCTGAGCTACTTACGCAACGCGGCATTCAAGTGGTGGTGGTTGATCGACTGGAAGAAAAAAGGGATGGTATATTGGAACTGCCGAGCTTGTTGGCAGAGGCTCCAACACATAATACAGACGTAGAAATTGATGATAGAACGCATATTGTTTTGATGCGCTTTACCGGCGGCACGACAGGCGATAGCAAATGCGCAAAATATACTGCAGACAATATTATGGCCTGTTCAGAGAGCTTTCTAACATTGCCAGGTCATGATTTTGATCCAGACAGCCGGATGCTCCATATCGCACCGTTGAGTCATGCCAGCGGTATGATGTTGCAGCCAACCTTGTTTCGCGGCGGTTGTACGGTGACTATGAACCAGCCCGATCTGGAGCGCTGGTGTGAGCACATTGAAAAAGAACGGATCACTCATGCGTTTGTTGTGCCAACAATCGCTTATCGCTTGCTGGAGATGCCGGAGGCTGAGAGATATGATCTCTCGACGCTTAAAACAATTTTCTATGGAGCCGCGCCAATGAGTCCGGCCAAGGCCAAGAAATTAGTTGCCAAATTTGGTCCGCTTTTCATGCAAGTATATGGTTCCACCGAACATCTCGTGGCGACCCTGTTTTTGGGCAAGGCAGAACATGTCGGAGATACGCAGACGGAAAAGAGGCTGGCATCGGCCGGACGGCGGAACGCGGGGGTTGAGGTGACCATTTGCGATGATGACGGCAACCCCGTGCTGCAGGGTGAAGTTGGCGAATTATATCTCCGGTCCCGGGGTACATGCCAGGGTTATGAAGGCAATCCAGAAAAAACAGCGGAAGAATTTTTCCAAGGTTACTGGAAGTCTGGCGATCTAGGCTATTCCGATGAAGCTGGATATTGCTATCTGGTTGACCGAAAAAAAGACCTGATAATCACAGGTGGATTCAACGTCTATGCGAACGAGGTGGAAGCCGCAATTAATTCTCATCCCTGTGTAACAATGTCAGCCGTGGTCGGCATCCCTGACGAAGAATGGGGGGAGGCTGTCCACGCAGAAGTCATCCGAAATGGAGTGACGGAAGTGCACGAGCAAGAACTGATCGACCATGCAAAAAGTCTGATCGGTTCGGTTAAGGCTCCCAAAACGGTCACTTTTGTGGATGAATTGCCAACCACTACGGTTGGTAAGGTTCTCCGCAAAAATGTGAGGGCTAAATATTGGGAAAAGCATACTCGGCAGATAGCCTAG
- a CDS encoding SDR family NAD(P)-dependent oxidoreductase: MQLKRKIVVITGGASGLGAATARYFVEHGAKVSLFDLNEEAGQSLCAELGAENAIFHNVDVTNDTQAKEAIEKTAAKFGTIHININAAGIPAPTKILDREGNACDLSKFAKVVNVNLIGLFNVMSKCVAVMVKNPTENDGERGVVINVSSGAAYEGQIGQAGYSASKAGVIGLNLPAARELGAHGIRVNAIAPGLFGTPMIMGLGGKIVSSLIEMVEAPKRLGDMREFAHSCQYIVENAYLNGETIRLDAATRLRAR, from the coding sequence ATGCAACTTAAACGGAAGATAGTAGTCATTACGGGTGGGGCATCCGGTCTCGGCGCCGCTACTGCACGATACTTTGTTGAACATGGTGCCAAAGTTTCACTTTTCGATCTGAACGAGGAAGCAGGCCAGAGTCTGTGTGCAGAACTGGGGGCGGAAAACGCCATATTTCATAATGTTGACGTAACTAATGATACCCAGGCGAAGGAGGCGATCGAAAAGACCGCTGCAAAATTTGGCACTATTCACATCAACATTAACGCGGCCGGGATACCAGCACCAACAAAAATTCTCGACCGCGAAGGCAATGCCTGCGACCTTTCAAAATTTGCCAAAGTGGTAAATGTCAACCTTATCGGCTTGTTCAACGTCATGAGCAAATGCGTTGCTGTGATGGTCAAAAACCCTACAGAAAATGACGGGGAGCGTGGAGTCGTTATCAATGTCTCTTCCGGTGCGGCCTATGAAGGCCAGATCGGGCAAGCTGGCTATTCGGCATCCAAGGCCGGTGTCATTGGCCTCAATTTACCCGCCGCGCGGGAACTGGGTGCCCACGGTATCCGAGTCAATGCTATCGCCCCGGGTTTGTTCGGGACGCCCATGATTATGGGATTGGGAGGAAAGATTGTTTCTTCACTCATCGAAATGGTGGAGGCGCCCAAGCGGCTTGGCGATATGCGTGAATTCGCCCATAGTTGCCAGTATATCGTCGAAAATGCCTATTTAAACGGTGAGACCATCCGGCTTGATGCTGCAACGCGCCTGAGGGCCAGATAA
- a CDS encoding IS630 family transposase, translating to MIRSGFLSKAERLELRALARDGLSEARAARRANAIILLDKGWSCQEVAEALLIDDDTARSWHRLYDEHGLTGLVVFDVGGSHSRLSAEQEDALFTWVSASLPRNARTIGAWIVDSFGIEYSHAGLIALLHRLKLSYRKPAMVSGKLDAAKQATFIADYDRLMCGLKNDEAVAFVDAVHPTHQVRAVGCWAPTGEAVAITPSSGRDRVNIHGAIDLETGKTQMLDVLTVDAQSTILLLMAILATHPSRRLIHVFLDNARYHHARLAQEWLVRKGQRIRLHFVPTYSPHLNPIERLWGVMH from the coding sequence ATGATCCGCAGTGGTTTTCTGAGCAAAGCAGAACGGCTTGAGCTACGAGCTCTGGCGCGGGATGGGCTGAGTGAAGCGCGCGCGGCGCGCCGTGCCAATGCGATCATTCTGCTGGACAAGGGATGGAGCTGCCAGGAGGTGGCGGAGGCTTTGTTGATCGACGATGACACGGCTCGCTCCTGGCACAGACTTTATGACGAGCATGGCCTGACCGGCCTTGTGGTCTTCGATGTTGGGGGCAGTCACAGCCGGCTTTCTGCGGAACAGGAAGATGCGCTGTTTACGTGGGTCAGCGCCAGCCTGCCACGCAACGCGCGCACGATCGGCGCGTGGATCGTCGACAGTTTTGGCATTGAGTACAGCCACGCGGGGCTGATCGCGCTGCTGCATCGGCTGAAGCTTTCGTACCGCAAGCCTGCGATGGTGTCGGGCAAGCTGGACGCGGCCAAGCAAGCGACGTTCATCGCAGACTATGACCGGCTGATGTGCGGCCTTAAGAACGACGAGGCAGTAGCGTTCGTCGACGCCGTTCATCCGACCCATCAGGTCCGTGCGGTGGGCTGCTGGGCACCCACGGGCGAGGCGGTAGCGATCACGCCCAGCAGCGGTCGTGACCGGGTGAATATTCATGGCGCCATCGACCTCGAGACCGGCAAGACCCAGATGCTCGATGTCCTCACCGTCGATGCGCAAAGCACGATCCTGCTGCTCATGGCGATCCTTGCCACCCATCCGTCGCGGCGGTTGATCCACGTCTTCCTCGACAACGCCCGCTACCATCATGCCCGGCTGGCGCAGGAATGGCTGGTCCGAAAAGGCCAGCGGATCAGGCTCCACTTCGTGCCGACCTACAGCCCCCACCTCAATCCGATCGAGCGACTCTGGGGAGTGATGCACTAA
- a CDS encoding AraC family transcriptional regulator encodes MEGEAEFPTAKVTVIATWLIHLVAIVDEFYSEFDTNEILQEVGINPELLNDPNARVPSWQVSKFYEIIQRITGDEAIGLKLGARLTPGSMHALGYSLFASRTLNSFFVRYERFFQLISQAGNASTQIRDKRLVFSLTIREKLPPTREDAFLATVLRFARMVYRSNFSPILVRMPRPKPKFASAEFDDYFCCPIEYGCERLELHVSESDSNQRLRGFNPEFVRAHDQIATEYIARFDDEQIIPRIQSAIVNMLPDGDVSIRTIASALGMSNRSLQRQLQNEGSTFNAVLDGMRKYLAIRYLRSGRHSIKEMSYLLGYNDSSNFSRAFRRLTGRSPHEYLEKSKLKSE; translated from the coding sequence TTGGAGGGCGAAGCGGAATTCCCGACAGCTAAAGTGACAGTCATTGCTACGTGGCTGATCCACTTGGTTGCGATTGTTGACGAGTTCTATTCGGAGTTTGACACCAATGAAATTCTGCAAGAAGTAGGAATCAATCCTGAGCTTTTGAATGATCCCAATGCGCGTGTTCCTTCGTGGCAGGTGAGCAAGTTTTACGAGATTATTCAGAGAATTACAGGCGATGAAGCGATTGGCTTGAAGCTCGGCGCACGCCTTACACCGGGCTCCATGCACGCATTAGGATATTCACTGTTTGCCAGTCGCACTCTGAATTCTTTCTTCGTAAGATACGAACGGTTTTTCCAATTAATTTCGCAGGCGGGTAATGCCAGCACACAGATCCGTGATAAGCGGTTAGTTTTTTCGTTAACAATACGAGAAAAACTGCCTCCGACGAGGGAGGATGCATTTTTGGCAACTGTTCTGCGATTTGCAAGGATGGTTTATCGGTCAAACTTTTCGCCGATTTTGGTGCGTATGCCCCGACCTAAACCTAAATTCGCATCTGCCGAGTTTGATGATTATTTTTGCTGTCCCATCGAATATGGGTGCGAACGGCTCGAACTGCACGTCTCCGAATCCGATTCTAACCAACGATTGCGAGGGTTCAATCCAGAGTTTGTCCGTGCTCATGATCAGATTGCAACGGAATATATCGCCCGATTTGATGATGAGCAAATCATTCCTCGGATTCAGTCAGCCATTGTAAATATGCTGCCCGATGGTGACGTGTCGATCCGCACAATTGCAAGCGCACTTGGTATGAGCAATCGAAGCCTCCAACGGCAGTTACAGAATGAAGGTTCAACTTTTAACGCGGTGCTTGACGGTATGCGTAAATATCTCGCTATCCGGTATTTGCGTTCCGGACGTCATTCGATCAAGGAAATGTCCTATCTTTTAGGATATAACGACTCCAGCAACTTTTCGCGTGCATTTCGAAGATTGACCGGTCGGTCACCGCACGAGTATCTCGAAAAATCAAAGCTGAAATCCGAATAA
- a CDS encoding enoyl-CoA hydratase/isomerase family protein — protein sequence MAYETIKFETRDAIACITLNRPKAMNALSGAMVDELSSAVSVVAEDDGLRVLIITGAGRAFCCGADLKGVLAEAQAGNAKEFLSFLGTIQEIFHQLRELPKPTIAALNGFTLAGGLEMAIACDIVLAARSARLGDSHSNFGVLPGGGGGTIMPRLIGEKKANLLLFSGENWPAEEFENLGFVSAVHDDESLMDEAMKLADNLAQKSPLVLHRMKQMVADGRQLNPRDALTLETRLLAEHSKSADFLEGLSAFSEKRAPEYTGK from the coding sequence ATGGCTTATGAAACAATAAAATTTGAAACTCGCGATGCCATTGCCTGCATAACATTGAACCGGCCTAAGGCGATGAATGCGCTTTCGGGGGCAATGGTGGACGAACTTTCCAGTGCGGTTTCCGTCGTTGCAGAAGATGACGGTTTGCGTGTGCTAATCATAACGGGAGCGGGGCGTGCCTTTTGTTGCGGGGCGGATCTGAAAGGCGTTCTTGCCGAAGCCCAGGCAGGCAATGCGAAGGAATTTTTATCCTTTCTTGGTACTATCCAGGAGATATTCCACCAATTGCGGGAACTGCCTAAACCAACAATTGCGGCGCTGAATGGATTCACGCTTGCCGGAGGTCTGGAAATGGCTATTGCCTGCGATATCGTCCTTGCCGCCCGTAGCGCACGATTGGGCGACAGCCATTCCAATTTCGGTGTGCTGCCGGGTGGTGGTGGGGGCACGATCATGCCGCGGCTTATTGGTGAGAAGAAGGCTAATCTGCTGCTTTTTTCAGGTGAAAACTGGCCAGCGGAGGAATTTGAAAACCTTGGCTTCGTCAGCGCCGTCCATGACGATGAGAGCCTGATGGACGAAGCAATGAAGCTCGCCGATAATCTGGCGCAGAAAAGTCCCTTGGTTCTGCATCGCATGAAACAGATGGTGGCGGATGGTCGTCAGCTCAATCCGCGCGATGCGCTGACGCTGGAAACCCGGCTATTAGCAGAGCATTCCAAATCCGCCGATTTTCTAGAGGGCCTGTCTGCCTTTAGCGAGAAACGGGCACCAGAATATACGGGAAAATGA
- a CDS encoding thiolase family protein: protein MEKAYIVGVGMTKFGRHPDQSIRQLLDTAISTALGDAGGHKSDVEAVYHSSSTQGFLQGQTFIPGQVALGQIGLSGIPVFNIENACASSSSSFHLAVQGVGSGMHDIILAAGVEKMNVPDKKKMFAVFDGAWDVATVDENIERLVSLGKGMECPEGSESERPYSIFMKVYAAFGLNHMKRNGTTQRQIAAIAAKNHEHSVHNEYSQYRQAYSIEEVLAAPPITYPLTLPMCAPISDGAAAAVICNEEGLKKLGMDKSRAVEILASVSMSGNAERTADEPENHMARLAAQKAYQMAGRSPDDMDVAEVHDATAIGELMHAENLMLAPLGEAGPAAERGDFTVGGRIPINPSGGLESKGHPIGATGLGQLHELVTQLRGEAGKRQVENARHAIHENSGGLVGIEEGAAVINILGKVEA from the coding sequence ATGGAAAAGGCATATATAGTCGGTGTGGGCATGACAAAATTCGGCCGACACCCTGACCAAAGCATAAGGCAGTTGCTTGACACGGCCATTAGCACTGCTCTCGGTGATGCGGGCGGCCATAAGTCTGACGTTGAAGCGGTTTATCATTCAAGCTCGACACAAGGTTTCCTGCAAGGGCAAACATTCATTCCCGGGCAGGTGGCGCTGGGCCAGATTGGCCTGTCTGGAATACCTGTCTTCAACATAGAGAATGCTTGCGCGTCGAGCTCGTCTTCCTTCCATCTGGCCGTGCAGGGGGTTGGCTCCGGCATGCACGACATTATTTTGGCCGCCGGTGTTGAGAAAATGAATGTTCCTGACAAGAAAAAAATGTTTGCGGTGTTTGATGGCGCTTGGGACGTGGCCACGGTCGATGAAAATATTGAGCGCCTTGTTAGTCTTGGCAAAGGCATGGAATGCCCCGAAGGGTCCGAATCGGAACGGCCCTATAGTATTTTCATGAAGGTCTATGCGGCCTTTGGGCTCAACCACATGAAGCGTAATGGAACGACGCAGCGGCAGATCGCGGCCATCGCTGCCAAAAACCATGAACATTCGGTGCATAATGAATATTCGCAATATCGTCAGGCCTATTCGATTGAGGAGGTGCTGGCTGCGCCGCCTATTACCTATCCGCTGACCTTGCCAATGTGCGCACCCATTTCCGATGGTGCTGCTGCCGCGGTTATTTGCAATGAAGAGGGGCTGAAGAAGCTGGGCATGGACAAGTCCCGCGCTGTGGAAATCCTAGCTAGCGTATCGATGAGCGGCAATGCCGAAAGGACCGCTGACGAACCGGAAAACCACATGGCCCGGCTGGCGGCGCAAAAAGCCTATCAGATGGCTGGCCGTTCCCCCGATGATATGGATGTCGCCGAAGTCCATGATGCGACTGCTATCGGAGAGTTGATGCATGCGGAGAACCTGATGCTTGCTCCTCTGGGTGAGGCGGGTCCGGCGGCGGAACGCGGCGATTTTACGGTAGGCGGCAGGATACCCATCAACCCGTCGGGTGGATTGGAATCAAAAGGACATCCGATCGGCGCGACGGGCCTTGGACAACTTCACGAACTGGTTACGCAATTGCGCGGAGAGGCGGGCAAACGGCAAGTCGAAAATGCGCGGCACGCCATTCACGAAAATAGCGGCGGCCTGGTCGGTATCGAAGAAGGCGCAGCTGTAATCAATATTTTGGGAAAGGTGGAAGCATAA